Proteins from a genomic interval of Nostoc sp. TCL240-02:
- a CDS encoding glycosyltransferase family 10: protein MTIKTVGMISSYRGLETRADWLWQQTPHQFGVWGNMQMQALATKPDFLLMYQFDFPQAAPQKSWLDSFSKRQQKSVVNVDSLLRGVNKERIIYLLREPPLDEIVEITNHNYQQAQKYCGYISGPDDFAPTPDYMPAIWYHSNSFQDLNEMPPPQKVAPCSWITSGISRTAKHRQRLDFLHSLQSSGMKFDLYGRNLPESAKKSGELGNKWYGMAPYYYNLAIENYADNNWYVSEKLWDSLLAWCLPIYYGGPAADKLLPPGSFLRLPSLDEKGIAYIQEVTATPDAWYAAKDAIAEARQIILHKLNLLNWLSNFVDQHS from the coding sequence ATGACTATAAAAACTGTAGGAATGATTAGCAGCTATCGAGGTTTAGAAACTAGAGCCGATTGGCTGTGGCAACAAACCCCGCATCAATTTGGAGTTTGGGGCAATATGCAAATGCAGGCGCTAGCAACCAAACCAGATTTTCTACTGATGTATCAATTTGATTTTCCCCAAGCAGCGCCACAAAAATCTTGGTTAGATAGCTTTAGCAAACGGCAGCAAAAATCAGTAGTAAATGTTGATTCTCTACTGCGTGGTGTCAACAAAGAGCGGATTATTTATTTGCTAAGAGAACCACCTTTAGACGAAATTGTTGAAATAACTAATCATAATTATCAACAAGCCCAGAAGTATTGCGGCTACATTTCTGGCCCCGATGATTTTGCCCCGACTCCTGACTATATGCCTGCTATTTGGTATCACTCAAATTCATTTCAAGATTTAAATGAAATGCCACCACCTCAAAAAGTTGCCCCATGTAGTTGGATTACTTCGGGAATTAGTCGTACAGCCAAACATCGCCAGCGTTTAGACTTTTTGCACTCCCTACAATCTAGTGGCATGAAATTTGATTTATATGGACGTAACTTACCAGAATCGGCTAAAAAATCGGGAGAGCTAGGTAATAAATGGTATGGGATGGCACCATACTATTACAATTTAGCAATTGAAAATTATGCTGATAATAATTGGTATGTCAGTGAGAAACTTTGGGATAGTTTACTTGCCTGGTGTCTACCAATTTACTATGGTGGCCCGGCTGCTGATAAATTATTGCCACCGGGTAGTTTTTTGCGGTTGCCCAGTTTAGATGAAAAAGGTATTGCCTACATCCAAGAAGTGACAGCTACACCTGATGCTTGGTATGCTGCCAAAGATGCGATCGCAGAAGCACGTCAAATCATTTTACATAAATTAAACTTACTTAACTGGTTATCAAACTTTGTTGATCAACACTCATAA
- a CDS encoding Npun_R2821/Npun_R2822 family protein, whose amino-acid sequence MIDGIYILANDVVYDQLVALLNSIEANAGRKIPICILPYNQRLDKVKAEIASRDNVSLFEDSDSIAYWDNFATQIWKNYPRAQRTWREWGFSELYELPMHRKFCAVDGPFDRFIYFDADTLLMGPVDYVYEKLDTSDWVVNDFQYKSDLKFIFDGSPELMQQVFNSENLQDKVFCAGWFATKKNIFSPTIRAELMGKLISGEADVMAFLAPDQSLFNYMVLRSGISYHNFAFYDCEQATGNHWSSKFDVVDNILYDQGRRLTYLHYMSVSSSAFMRLCGGEDVDIPYRDIFLYYRYLKSPEKHPQSFTRPSQITLLQKSTSSFIQQRVNNIKLKYRNFKDRISGY is encoded by the coding sequence ATGATTGATGGTATCTACATCCTAGCCAATGATGTTGTCTATGACCAACTAGTAGCATTGCTCAACAGTATAGAAGCTAATGCTGGTAGGAAAATTCCTATTTGTATACTTCCATATAATCAGCGCTTAGATAAGGTGAAGGCAGAGATTGCATCTAGAGATAATGTAAGCTTATTTGAAGATTCTGATTCCATAGCTTATTGGGATAACTTTGCGACTCAGATATGGAAAAATTATCCTAGAGCGCAAAGAACTTGGCGAGAGTGGGGTTTTTCAGAACTCTATGAGTTACCAATGCACCGCAAATTTTGTGCTGTGGATGGTCCCTTTGATAGATTTATCTATTTTGATGCAGATACCTTGTTAATGGGACCAGTAGATTATGTATATGAAAAATTAGATACATCTGATTGGGTAGTCAATGATTTTCAATATAAGTCTGACTTAAAATTTATTTTTGATGGTTCACCAGAGCTTATGCAGCAAGTCTTCAACTCAGAAAACTTGCAAGATAAAGTATTTTGTGCTGGTTGGTTTGCGACCAAGAAAAATATTTTTTCTCCAACGATAAGAGCCGAATTAATGGGCAAATTAATATCGGGTGAGGCAGATGTCATGGCTTTTTTAGCACCTGACCAATCTTTATTTAATTACATGGTGTTGAGAAGTGGAATTTCCTATCATAACTTTGCTTTTTATGACTGCGAGCAGGCAACTGGTAATCACTGGAGTTCTAAATTTGATGTAGTAGATAATATCCTCTATGACCAAGGGCGGAGATTGACCTATTTACACTATATGAGTGTATCTTCTTCAGCTTTTATGCGGCTTTGTGGAGGTGAAGATGTAGATATTCCTTACCGCGATATTTTCTTATATTATCGCTATTTAAAGTCGCCTGAAAAACATCCTCAAAGTTTTACCCGCCCAAGCCAGATAACGCTTTTGCAAAAGTCTACTAGTAGTTTTATTCAGCAAAGAGTAAACAATATTAAATTAAAGTATCGTAACTTTAAGGATAGAATTAGTGGTTACTAA
- a CDS encoding Npun_R2821/Npun_R2822 family protein — MSRGIYVVANDRVIDNAIALLNSIRYYDPEVTIYLIPFDENYHKVAEHLSTLHKVQIFSDLELIDKFTKRIGEIFDRDFLALPNKMRKLVAWFGPLDEFIYIDTDIVVFEKIADNLDKLSEVDFFCCDYHHANDKLRNIFSPFVKEQQLFSDAQLQDVFNSGFWASRKGVITEEQMDEALRECAAHREYFDFSEGVTDQPILNYLVLKLIAKRGNLVKIPGGGPGSWAGSQSFQQQDYALYDRGQRLKYLHWAGTRMKTGSPYWQLWEHYRYLHEGKFAFISKLTRRLFPFVAART; from the coding sequence ATGAGTAGGGGAATTTATGTTGTTGCCAACGATCGTGTTATTGATAATGCGATCGCTTTACTAAATAGTATTCGTTACTATGATCCAGAAGTAACCATTTATCTCATACCATTTGACGAAAATTATCACAAGGTAGCAGAACACCTTTCTACCTTACACAAAGTGCAAATTTTTTCCGATTTGGAACTTATTGATAAATTTACCAAACGCATCGGAGAAATTTTTGATCGAGATTTCCTCGCCTTACCAAACAAAATGCGTAAACTGGTAGCGTGGTTTGGCCCCTTAGATGAATTTATTTATATTGATACAGATATTGTCGTTTTTGAAAAAATCGCCGACAATTTAGACAAACTTTCAGAAGTCGATTTCTTCTGTTGTGATTACCATCATGCCAATGACAAACTGCGAAATATCTTTTCCCCATTTGTGAAAGAGCAGCAACTTTTTTCTGATGCCCAACTTCAAGATGTTTTTAACAGTGGCTTTTGGGCTTCGAGAAAAGGAGTTATTACTGAAGAACAAATGGATGAAGCTTTGCGCGAGTGTGCCGCGCATCGTGAATATTTCGATTTTTCTGAAGGAGTTACAGACCAACCAATTTTAAATTATCTTGTTCTCAAACTGATTGCCAAACGAGGAAATCTCGTCAAAATTCCTGGTGGTGGCCCTGGTAGTTGGGCGGGTTCACAAAGTTTCCAACAGCAAGATTATGCCCTCTATGACCGAGGACAACGACTCAAATATCTCCACTGGGCTGGTACGCGGATGAAAACTGGTAGTCCCTATTGGCAATTGTGGGAACACTATCGCTATCTCCATGAGGGTAAATTCGCTTTCATCTCCAAACTGACTCGCCGTTTATTTCCTTTTGTTGCTGCCCGCACTTAA
- a CDS encoding DUF3352 domain-containing protein, protein MPESKSKFFIPAVGAALVVAGSIAAYMYLKGPSGGSSDALGSAKLVPSTALMATYITTDPQAWAKLQQFGTPEAQKLVAKGLEDFNKQMFSDGNVSYEKDIKPWVGGVMIAVLPPNPVKPAQLKVPSGAPNVPTNLQQESNILIVVGIKDKISALNFANKLKSQKGVKSQESDYQGQKILETTENGKPTYSVVLNNSHLILAPEKQAVEKAIDTFKGQSSFASKEGASSILSKGVDVKNSLAQIYVPDYTGMVQQLAAGSQQAKQLPPQALAQLKQIKSVVAGVGVDDAGVRVKAIANLDPQLNKFQYQSSPGNIVGQFPTDTFALISGNGISRGWETLVEQSKDYPEMKQALEQARGQVKIANIDLDKDIFGWMNGEFAFGAIPSNQGVLASVGFGGALVFDTSDRKTAEATLTKLDNLAKVQQINIANRNIGGKDVTEWQIPKQGALLAHGWLDQDTVFVALGGPIADAISDRKNQSLDNSDAFKAVTGSLQKPNGGYFYLDMDKTKTVPLVNSLISSDGNIITILNSIRGLGFTANSPDKSTSELEMLLALKPSAK, encoded by the coding sequence ATGCCCGAAAGTAAATCAAAGTTTTTCATTCCTGCCGTTGGTGCTGCTCTGGTTGTAGCAGGAAGTATCGCAGCTTATATGTATTTGAAAGGCCCATCAGGAGGTAGCTCAGACGCTCTTGGTAGTGCTAAATTAGTACCTTCAACAGCATTGATGGCAACTTATATTACTACTGACCCTCAAGCCTGGGCAAAATTACAGCAATTTGGCACTCCAGAGGCACAAAAGTTAGTGGCAAAAGGTCTGGAAGATTTCAATAAGCAAATGTTCAGTGACGGTAACGTTTCTTATGAAAAAGACATAAAGCCTTGGGTTGGTGGTGTGATGATTGCTGTACTACCACCGAATCCTGTGAAACCTGCACAGTTAAAAGTGCCCTCTGGGGCACCTAATGTACCAACAAATTTACAGCAGGAATCAAATATCCTGATAGTAGTGGGAATCAAGGATAAAATCAGTGCCTTGAATTTTGCTAACAAATTGAAGTCACAAAAAGGGGTGAAATCCCAGGAATCTGACTACCAAGGTCAAAAAATTCTTGAAACTACAGAAAATGGCAAGCCGACATATAGCGTAGTTTTAAATAATAGTCACTTGATATTAGCCCCCGAAAAGCAAGCTGTAGAAAAAGCAATTGACACCTTTAAGGGACAGTCTTCTTTTGCCAGTAAAGAAGGCGCAAGTAGCATTCTCAGTAAAGGAGTGGATGTTAAAAATAGCCTCGCCCAAATTTATGTACCAGACTATACAGGCATGGTACAGCAATTAGCTGCCGGAAGTCAGCAGGCAAAACAGTTACCTCCACAAGCCTTGGCGCAACTGAAGCAGATAAAATCTGTGGTAGCGGGTGTTGGTGTTGATGATGCGGGAGTGCGGGTAAAAGCGATCGCTAATTTAGATCCACAGCTGAATAAATTCCAGTATCAATCAAGTCCGGGAAATATAGTTGGGCAATTTCCTACTGATACCTTTGCTCTGATTAGCGGAAATGGCATCAGTCGTGGCTGGGAAACCTTAGTAGAACAGTCAAAAGATTATCCAGAAATGAAGCAGGCCTTGGAACAAGCACGAGGACAAGTGAAAATTGCCAATATTGACCTGGATAAGGATATTTTTGGCTGGATGAATGGGGAATTTGCCTTTGGTGCTATTCCATCCAATCAAGGAGTGTTAGCCAGCGTTGGTTTTGGTGGTGCTTTAGTATTTGACACTAGCGATCGCAAAACAGCCGAAGCCACCTTGACAAAATTGGATAATTTGGCCAAAGTACAACAAATCAACATCGCCAATAGAAATATCGGTGGTAAAGACGTAACTGAATGGCAAATCCCCAAACAAGGAGCTTTATTAGCGCATGGTTGGCTAGATCAAGATACTGTATTTGTGGCTCTTGGTGGCCCAATTGCTGACGCAATCAGCGATCGCAAAAATCAATCTCTTGATAATAGCGACGCTTTCAAAGCCGTTACTGGTTCTTTGCAAAAGCCAAACGGCGGCTATTTTTACCTAGATATGGATAAAACTAAAACTGTGCCCCTGGTAAATAGTTTAATTTCATCTGATGGCAATATCATCACCATCCTTAATTCCATTCGTGGTCTTGGTTTTACTGCTAATAGCCCCGATAAATCCACCAGTGAATTAGAGATGTTGTTAGCTCTCAAGCCTTCTGCAAAATAG
- a CDS encoding Npun_R2821/Npun_R2822 family protein — protein MNGICTLGNDYVFDQLVALLNSIDVILGSETPVCIYPFDDQTQRIADEIAKRPNVFLYDNQESINRWDQFMLSAAPERLNRSKSRLYGAHRRFCAFDGPFDKFIYLDADTLVMNSLAEVFEKLNTYDFVVYDFQFKDVSKIYNVNSPKLLEVFEQKRIDSEIFCSGFYGAKRGIFNSEQRDSLISHLQNGETEILYGGAGEQPLINYMVMRSNLSIYNFARQLPDNAKTGCSATSKHFEEREHLLYDKGNRLTYLHYIGIPPNINQAVCAGENIDFPYRDLFLYYRYLNEPDKRPIFQNPPKNYNDDPVPNLLTRALRKLKLINQG, from the coding sequence ATGAATGGTATTTGTACCCTTGGCAATGATTATGTTTTCGATCAACTGGTGGCTTTGCTCAACAGTATTGATGTTATCTTAGGTTCAGAAACTCCTGTTTGTATCTATCCTTTCGACGATCAGACACAGCGAATTGCTGATGAAATAGCTAAACGCCCTAATGTATTTCTTTACGATAATCAAGAATCAATCAACCGTTGGGATCAATTTATGCTCTCAGCAGCACCAGAACGATTGAATCGGAGTAAATCACGGTTGTATGGCGCTCACCGCCGTTTTTGCGCCTTTGATGGGCCATTCGATAAATTTATCTATTTAGATGCAGACACCTTAGTAATGAACTCTCTTGCAGAGGTGTTTGAAAAACTAAATACTTATGATTTTGTTGTCTACGATTTCCAATTTAAAGACGTTAGCAAGATATATAATGTTAACTCGCCAAAATTACTAGAAGTTTTCGAGCAAAAGCGGATTGATTCTGAAATCTTTTGCTCAGGTTTCTATGGCGCAAAACGAGGAATATTTAACTCAGAGCAAAGAGATTCACTGATATCGCATTTACAAAATGGTGAGACAGAAATTTTGTATGGTGGTGCTGGAGAACAACCACTGATAAACTACATGGTAATGAGGTCTAATCTTTCTATTTATAACTTTGCTCGTCAACTGCCAGATAATGCAAAGACAGGATGTTCTGCTACATCTAAGCACTTTGAAGAACGAGAACACCTTCTTTATGACAAAGGTAATCGGCTAACCTATCTTCATTATATTGGTATTCCTCCTAATATCAATCAAGCAGTCTGTGCTGGGGAAAATATCGATTTTCCCTATCGAGACTTATTTCTTTACTATCGTTACTTAAACGAACCAGATAAGCGTCCAATCTTTCAAAACCCTCCTAAGAATTATAACGACGATCCAGTACCAAATTTGCTTACAAGAGCTTTGCGAAAACTTAAGTTAATTAACCAAGGATAA
- a CDS encoding M1 family metallopeptidase, whose amino-acid sequence MSKSYFDTDNNGHKPFELPGARPHYNPDRPGQVEHIFLDLSLDIPKQSYQGSCSIRLLPIRNGIDRLTLDAVNLNIESVQVDDVPQTFDYDGEQLSIQLSETTQIGKRLLIAIAYSVEKPQRGIYFIQPDKHYPNKPTQVWTQGEDEDSRFWFPCFDYPGQLSTSEIRVRVPNPLVAISNGELIDTTEDGDYKIYHWLQQQVHPTYLMTLAVGDFAEIQDEWKGKPVTYYVEKGREEDAKRSMGKTPRMIEFLSQKYGYPYPFPKYAQVCVDDFIFGGMENTSTTLLTDRCLLDERAALDNRNTESLVVHELAHQWFGDLVVIKHWSHAWIKEGMASYSEVMWTQQEYSLEEAAYYRFLEARRYISEDSSRYRRPMVTHVYREAIELYDRHIYEKGSCVYHMIRSQLGDELFWKAIQTFVQDNAHKTVETIDLLRAIEKATGHNLLFLFDQYVYRGGHPDFKVVYSWDGDAKLAKITVTQTQAAEDKNGSKDLFDLKIPIGFGYTQQEESRKLKTFTVRVHEREQSFYFPLENKPQFISFDVENNYLKTVALEYPIAELKAQLESDPNPISRIYAAEALAKKGGLEATKALSASLKNDQLWGVRVEAAKQLAKINLDQAFDGLVLGLKDKNAYVRRSVVEALAQIKTAESYKVVRGLLQKGDPSYYVEAAASRVIGAIASANLEEKPKEDKVIKQLKGILEEKAGWNEVVRSGAIAGLAEFKTSEAALNLLLEYTKIGVPQPLRLATIRALGKISVGQSPVNLERILEKLAELAKETFFLTQVAVAAALGQMETPKAVGILRSLAEQTADGRVRRNAEEEISKVQKNIGSEKTLRQLREDFDQLKQQNQELRSRLENLEAKSK is encoded by the coding sequence ATGTCGAAGTCTTATTTTGATACAGATAATAACGGACACAAACCTTTTGAGTTACCGGGAGCAAGACCACACTACAATCCCGATCGCCCCGGACAGGTGGAGCATATTTTTCTCGATCTCAGCTTAGACATCCCTAAGCAAAGCTATCAGGGCAGTTGTAGCATTCGCCTCTTGCCAATCCGTAATGGCATTGACCGTTTGACTTTGGATGCTGTCAACCTGAATATCGAGTCTGTGCAGGTGGACGATGTGCCACAAACTTTTGACTACGACGGGGAACAGCTTTCTATCCAACTTTCTGAGACGACTCAGATTGGTAAACGCTTGCTGATTGCGATCGCCTACTCGGTGGAAAAACCACAACGTGGTATTTATTTTATCCAACCAGATAAGCACTATCCAAACAAGCCAACTCAAGTTTGGACTCAGGGAGAAGACGAAGACTCTCGCTTTTGGTTCCCCTGCTTTGATTATCCAGGACAATTGTCTACTTCAGAAATTCGCGTTCGTGTCCCCAACCCTCTCGTGGCGATTTCCAACGGCGAACTGATTGATACCACAGAAGATGGTGATTATAAAATCTACCATTGGTTACAGCAACAAGTTCATCCTACCTACCTGATGACTTTGGCAGTAGGTGACTTTGCCGAAATTCAGGATGAGTGGAAGGGTAAACCAGTCACCTACTACGTAGAAAAGGGGCGGGAGGAAGATGCTAAACGCAGCATGGGCAAAACTCCCCGGATGATCGAATTTTTGAGCCAAAAGTATGGTTATCCATATCCTTTCCCGAAATATGCCCAGGTTTGTGTCGATGACTTCATCTTTGGTGGGATGGAAAACACCTCCACAACCTTGTTAACAGATAGATGTTTGCTGGATGAACGCGCCGCTTTAGATAACCGCAACACCGAAAGTTTAGTCGTCCACGAACTCGCGCACCAGTGGTTTGGTGATTTGGTGGTGATTAAACATTGGTCTCATGCTTGGATTAAGGAAGGGATGGCTTCCTATTCTGAGGTGATGTGGACACAACAGGAATATAGTCTAGAAGAAGCAGCTTACTATCGTTTTTTAGAAGCTCGTCGTTACATTAGTGAAGATAGTAGCCGCTATCGTCGCCCGATGGTAACGCACGTTTACCGCGAAGCTATTGAACTTTACGATCGCCACATCTACGAAAAAGGGTCTTGTGTTTATCACATGATTAGATCCCAATTGGGAGATGAGTTATTTTGGAAGGCTATTCAAACATTTGTCCAAGATAATGCCCACAAAACTGTAGAAACAATAGATTTACTCAGGGCGATCGAAAAAGCTACCGGACATAATCTTTTGTTCCTCTTTGACCAATACGTTTATCGTGGTGGTCATCCCGATTTTAAGGTAGTTTACTCTTGGGATGGGGATGCTAAGTTAGCAAAAATTACGGTAACTCAAACCCAAGCTGCTGAAGATAAAAATGGCAGTAAGGATTTGTTTGATTTAAAAATACCAATTGGTTTTGGCTATACCCAACAAGAAGAATCTCGAAAACTGAAAACTTTCACAGTAAGAGTACATGAACGAGAACAAAGCTTCTACTTTCCCTTAGAAAATAAGCCCCAATTTATCAGCTTTGATGTTGAGAATAATTACCTAAAAACAGTAGCTTTAGAGTATCCAATAGCAGAGTTAAAAGCACAATTAGAATCTGACCCCAACCCAATTTCGCGCATCTATGCAGCAGAAGCTTTGGCGAAAAAAGGCGGCTTAGAAGCGACAAAAGCACTATCTGCGTCCCTCAAAAATGACCAATTATGGGGTGTGCGCGTGGAAGCGGCCAAACAACTAGCCAAAATTAATTTAGACCAAGCTTTTGATGGCTTAGTTCTAGGATTAAAAGATAAAAATGCTTATGTGCGACGATCTGTGGTGGAAGCACTTGCTCAAATCAAAACTGCTGAAAGCTATAAAGTTGTAAGAGGGTTGTTGCAAAAGGGCGATCCTAGCTACTACGTGGAAGCAGCAGCTTCTCGTGTGATTGGCGCGATCGCATCTGCAAACTTGGAAGAAAAACCCAAGGAAGATAAGGTAATAAAGCAACTCAAGGGCATTTTAGAAGAAAAGGCGGGTTGGAATGAAGTAGTGCGGAGTGGTGCGATCGCGGGTTTAGCTGAATTCAAAACCTCGGAAGCAGCTTTAAATCTACTACTCGAATACACCAAAATCGGTGTACCACAACCTCTACGTTTAGCCACAATTCGCGCTTTAGGAAAGATTTCTGTAGGTCAAAGTCCGGTTAATTTGGAACGGATTTTAGAAAAGTTAGCAGAACTAGCTAAAGAAACCTTCTTTTTAACCCAAGTGGCTGTAGCAGCAGCATTGGGACAAATGGAAACACCCAAAGCAGTCGGAATTTTGCGATCGCTAGCCGAACAAACAGCCGATGGGCGTGTCCGTCGCAATGCTGAAGAAGAAATTTCCAAGGTGCAAAAGAACATCGGTTCAGAAAAAACCCTCCGTCAATTGCGTGAAGATTTCGACCAACTCAAACAACAAAACCAAGAATTGAGAAGCCGTTTAGAAAATTTGGAGGCCAAATCTAAATAG
- a CDS encoding AarF/ABC1/UbiB kinase family protein — translation MGQYQPTQLKLYNPDAIARYYSYRPWLAGGRLLRIISSFAVFIISLKWDEWQDKVEQNKGKRAIQLRELLTRLGPTFIKVGQALSTRPDLIRKDFLEELIKLQDQLPPFDNAIAYKIIETELDRPIDEIFSELSPSPVAAASLGQVYRGRLISGEEVAVKVQRPNLRPTLTRDLYLLRWGASWVAPWLPLNLGHDLTLIVDEFGTKLFEEIDYINEGRNAEKFATNFRNDPQVKVPGIYWRYTNTHVLTLEWINGFKLTDTKSIREAGLDPEAIIQIGVTSGLQQLLEHGFFHADPHPGNLFAVTDGRMAYIDFGMMDQLEENTKETLVDALVHLVNKDYTDLAEDFVKLGFLTPDTNICPIVPALEAVLGNAIGKNVKDFNFKTITDEFSELMYEYPFRVPAKFALIIRSLVTQEGIALSLNPDFKIVEVGYPYIARRLLTGESPELRRRLLNVLFKDGKFQWQRLENLIAIARSDNNFDVLPTAQMGFQYLMSEEGKFLRRQLVLALTEDDRLHTEDVQRLWNLVKDDLKPDRLLNVAIGILTNLSRESAAAILPKASFLEPFTGNQSAIKN, via the coding sequence GTGGGTCAGTATCAACCTACTCAGCTAAAGCTCTATAATCCAGATGCGATCGCTCGCTATTATAGTTACCGTCCTTGGTTAGCCGGGGGGCGACTGCTGAGAATTATCTCCTCTTTTGCAGTATTTATAATCAGTCTCAAGTGGGACGAATGGCAAGACAAAGTTGAGCAGAACAAGGGTAAACGAGCTATCCAGTTGCGAGAACTGCTCACCCGCCTCGGCCCGACTTTTATTAAAGTTGGTCAAGCCCTCTCCACCAGACCTGACTTAATCCGTAAGGATTTTCTAGAAGAACTGATCAAGTTACAAGATCAGTTACCACCTTTCGATAATGCGATCGCTTACAAAATTATCGAAACCGAGCTAGATCGTCCAATTGATGAAATTTTTAGCGAACTCTCACCTAGTCCAGTCGCGGCTGCAAGCTTAGGCCAAGTATACCGTGGTCGTCTAATCAGTGGCGAAGAAGTTGCAGTGAAGGTACAACGCCCCAACTTACGCCCAACTCTTACCCGCGACCTCTACTTATTGCGCTGGGGCGCGAGTTGGGTAGCTCCGTGGTTGCCTCTCAATCTCGGTCACGACCTAACTTTAATCGTGGACGAGTTTGGTACGAAGCTCTTTGAAGAAATTGACTATATAAATGAAGGCCGCAACGCCGAGAAATTTGCCACCAACTTCCGCAACGATCCACAAGTTAAAGTTCCAGGAATTTACTGGCGTTATACCAACACCCACGTTTTAACCCTGGAATGGATTAACGGCTTCAAGCTAACGGATACCAAAAGCATCCGCGAGGCAGGTTTAGATCCAGAAGCAATTATCCAAATTGGCGTTACTTCAGGATTGCAACAACTTTTAGAACACGGCTTCTTTCATGCTGACCCCCATCCGGGAAATTTATTTGCTGTAACCGATGGTCGGATGGCTTATATTGACTTCGGCATGATGGATCAGTTGGAGGAAAACACCAAAGAAACACTGGTAGATGCGCTAGTGCATTTGGTGAATAAAGACTATACCGACTTAGCCGAAGACTTTGTAAAATTAGGATTTCTGACTCCAGACACGAATATTTGCCCAATAGTGCCAGCATTAGAAGCAGTGCTAGGAAATGCTATTGGCAAAAATGTCAAGGATTTTAACTTCAAAACTATTACCGATGAGTTTTCGGAACTGATGTACGAATATCCTTTCCGAGTTCCGGCGAAGTTTGCTTTGATTATTCGTTCCTTGGTGACTCAAGAAGGTATCGCCCTGAGCCTCAACCCAGATTTCAAAATTGTGGAAGTGGGTTATCCCTACATAGCGCGGCGGTTGCTGACAGGGGAATCGCCCGAATTACGGCGGCGATTATTGAATGTGTTATTCAAAGATGGTAAATTTCAGTGGCAGCGTTTAGAGAATTTAATTGCGATCGCTCGGAGTGATAACAACTTTGATGTATTGCCCACAGCCCAGATGGGTTTCCAATATTTAATGTCGGAAGAAGGCAAGTTTCTGCGGCGACAGCTGGTGCTGGCTCTGACTGAAGATGACCGCCTCCACACCGAAGATGTCCAACGCCTGTGGAACCTGGTTAAAGACGACTTAAAACCGGATCGTTTATTAAATGTAGCGATCGGCATTTTAACAAATTTATCTAGAGAAAGTGCAGCCGCTATTCTCCCAAAAGCTTCATTCCTTGAGCCTTTTACAGGAAACCAGTCAGCAATTAAAAACTAA
- the mscL gene encoding large conductance mechanosensitive channel protein MscL, whose protein sequence is MARARRASGFLRDFQEFAFKGNVIDLAIAVIIGTAFSRVITSFVEAVIMPLINPLISVTGKEWRTITIGPGIAIGQFLGAIIDFLIITLILFVAIRTLQKLKRQEDVPVESPPSDANVIAQERLTGALDRLSQTLESRNHEVL, encoded by the coding sequence ATGGCAAGAGCAAGAAGAGCAAGTGGCTTTTTAAGGGATTTTCAAGAATTTGCTTTCAAAGGCAATGTAATTGACTTAGCGATCGCAGTCATCATTGGTACTGCTTTCAGCCGGGTTATCACCTCCTTTGTTGAGGCTGTGATTATGCCATTGATTAACCCCTTGATTAGCGTGACTGGCAAAGAATGGAGAACTATCACCATAGGCCCAGGAATTGCGATCGGTCAATTTCTTGGCGCAATCATTGACTTTTTAATCATTACCTTGATCTTATTTGTAGCAATTCGCACCTTACAAAAATTGAAGAGGCAAGAGGATGTTCCCGTAGAATCCCCACCATCAGACGCTAATGTTATAGCTCAGGAAAGGCTGACTGGGGCGTTGGATAGACTGAGCCAGACTTTGGAATCTCGGAATCATGAAGTGTTGTAA